The following coding sequences lie in one Haematobia irritans isolate KBUSLIRL chromosome 3, ASM5000362v1, whole genome shotgun sequence genomic window:
- the LOC142228892 gene encoding mitochondrial import inner membrane translocase subunit Tim29 → MRLFSLSNRVASLRTKIDNTFTLPERFKGTFVEKLTNYWKSLLTDYKDVALGVVKESIEKPKKALFYGVAGTTIYLCGKRNPNEEDFIRQFRLATNQMILVSPSMQNPNSDAYLRRLQEDINQKRLRFLSLGILTLMWEDLYDSDDCTYPAICEYTKVSFWAIPQHVIDIGFWNHFWRLKYELHNYDVNYL, encoded by the coding sequence ATGCGTCTATTCTCTCTATCTAATCGTGTGGCAAGTTTGCGCACTAAAATCGACAATACATTCACATTACCGGAACGGTTTAAAGGAACCTTTGTGGAAAAGCTTACGAACTACTGGAAGAGTCTCTTAACCGATTATAAAGATGTAGCTCTTGGTGTTGTTAAGGAAAGCATCGAAAAGCCAAAGAAAGCATTATTTTATGGTGTGGCTGGCACAACCATTTATTTGTGTGGAAAACGTAATCCCAACGAAGAAGATTTTATTCGTCAATTTCGTTTGGCAACAAACCAGATGATTCTAGTTAGTCCTTCCATGCAAAATCCTAATTCGGACGCTTATCTAAGGCGATTGCAAGAGGATATTAACCAAAAACGTTTGCGTTTCTTATCActtggtatattaacattgatgTGGGAAGACTTATACGACAGTGACGATTGTACTTATCCAGCTATATGCGAATATACAAAAGTTTCATTTTGGGCAATACCTCAACACGTAATAGATATTGGATTCTGGAATCATTTTTGGCGTTTAAAATATGAACTGCACAATTACGATGTAAATTATTTGTAA